From one Streptosporangiales bacterium genomic stretch:
- a CDS encoding MBL fold metallo-hydrolase has product MSYTGEVTPEGPADVRELPGLVIRKTSVGSMDNNTYLLTDRGTGAQLLIDAADNADRLLGYVHEGSPDGRLDGIVTTHQHWDHHRALAAVVAATTPWTAAGRDDAAALPVAPDQQLADGDTVTFGGVQLRAIHLVGHTPGSVALLYEDPQGHGHLFTGDSLFPGGPGRTTNPTDFSSLMDDLEGKVFGELSDDTWVYPGHGDDTTLGAERPQLAEWRARGW; this is encoded by the coding sequence ATGAGCTACACCGGCGAGGTCACCCCCGAGGGCCCGGCGGACGTCCGTGAGCTGCCCGGCCTGGTGATCAGGAAGACCAGCGTCGGTTCGATGGACAACAACACGTACCTGCTCACCGACCGTGGCACGGGCGCGCAGCTGCTCATCGACGCCGCAGACAACGCCGACCGGCTGCTCGGGTACGTACACGAGGGCTCCCCCGACGGCCGCCTCGACGGCATCGTCACCACGCACCAGCACTGGGACCACCACCGGGCCCTGGCCGCCGTCGTCGCGGCGACGACCCCGTGGACGGCCGCCGGCCGCGACGACGCCGCCGCGCTCCCGGTCGCGCCTGACCAGCAGCTCGCCGACGGCGACACGGTCACCTTCGGCGGCGTCCAGCTGCGGGCGATCCACCTGGTCGGCCACACGCCGGGCAGCGTCGCGCTGCTCTACGAGGACCCGCAGGGCCACGGCCACCTGTTCACCGGGGACAGCCTGTTCCCCGGCGGCCCTGGCCGCACCACCAACCCGACCGACTTCAGCTCGCTGATGGACGACCTGGAGGGGAAGGTGTTCGGCGAGCTGTCCGACGACACCTGGGTATACCCGGGCCACGGCGACGACACCACGCTCGGCGCGGAGCGCCCCCAGCTGGCCGAGTGGCGCGCCAGGGGCTGGTAG
- a CDS encoding maleylpyruvate isomerase family mycothiol-dependent enzyme encodes MGVPSDDLTRDVDAATSRLLDTAASLTDDDVRAPSILPGWTRGHVLTHIARNADALVNLLGWAHGSREPMYGRGDARERDIEAGAGRPADEQLADLRASADRYTAALQTVPADAWDTVVEWRGGKLQPLHEIPWKRLVEVEVHHVDLGAGYSCEDWPDGFSAGLLDQLIQGLPQRVEGAFTVHRKGDPEPPADQPRPVVTGSAAGLAGWLSGRTSGDDLTVVPSGELPHLPAWI; translated from the coding sequence ATGGGAGTGCCATCGGATGACCTGACCAGGGACGTCGACGCCGCCACCAGCCGGCTGCTCGACACCGCCGCCTCACTGACCGACGACGACGTGCGCGCGCCGTCCATCCTCCCCGGCTGGACCCGCGGCCACGTGCTGACGCACATCGCGCGCAACGCGGATGCGCTGGTGAACCTGCTCGGCTGGGCGCACGGCAGCCGGGAACCGATGTACGGCCGCGGCGACGCCAGGGAGCGCGACATCGAGGCCGGCGCCGGGCGGCCGGCCGACGAGCAGCTGGCCGACCTGCGCGCCTCCGCCGACCGCTACACCGCCGCGCTGCAGACGGTGCCGGCCGACGCCTGGGACACCGTCGTGGAGTGGCGCGGCGGCAAGCTGCAGCCGCTGCACGAGATCCCGTGGAAGCGCCTGGTCGAGGTCGAGGTGCACCACGTCGACCTCGGCGCCGGCTACAGCTGCGAGGACTGGCCGGACGGGTTCAGCGCCGGCCTGCTCGACCAGCTCATCCAGGGGCTGCCGCAGCGGGTGGAGGGCGCGTTCACCGTGCACCGCAAGGGCGACCCCGAGCCGCCCGCGGACCAGCCGCGACCGGTGGTCACGGGCTCCGCGGCCGGCCTGGCCGGCTGGCTCAGCGGCCGCACCTCGGGCGACGACCTGACCGTCGTACCGTCCGGCGAGCTCCCACACCTGCCCGCGTGGATCTGA
- the argS gene encoding arginine--tRNA ligase yields MTDLVSLLESRLGAAFAAVAGEQVDPVVRRSDRADFQADGALRLAKPLRRNPRDIAADIVAKAELGDLCEQVEVAGPGFINLTLADGAMSGLVSGLAGDDRLGVPVDERLETAVIDYSSPNVAKEMHVGHLRSTIIGDAAARALEWLGHTVIRQNHVGDWGTPFGMLIEHLLDVGEDEAARELTLGEMADFYQAARAKFDADAAFQERSRRRVVLLQSGDEETLRLWQVLFDDSARYFQQVYDRLDITLTPADLAGESSFNDQLADVAAELDRLGLLRDSEGARCVFPAGFLGREGEPQPVIVVKSDGGYGYSTTDLAALRHWVRDLGATRLLYVVGSPQAQHFAMLFQVAREAGWLTDTVHAEHVAFGSILGTDHKMLRTRAGSSVKLSALVDEAVSRAKAAVEEKNPELDEQTKRDVSEAVGIGALKYADLSNDKVKDYVFDWDRMLSFDGNTAPYLQYAHARIRSIFRRGEADPAAYRDVAIDVEHPAEHALALHLLGFNAALHRAVENVEFHRLCGYLYELASEFTRFYEQCPVLRADAERRASRLALCDLTARVLARGLGLLGITAPDRM; encoded by the coding sequence ATGACGGACTTGGTCAGCCTGTTGGAGAGCCGCCTCGGCGCGGCGTTCGCGGCGGTCGCCGGCGAGCAGGTGGATCCCGTCGTCCGACGCTCCGACCGGGCGGACTTCCAGGCCGACGGCGCGCTGCGGCTGGCGAAACCGCTGCGCCGCAACCCGCGCGACATCGCCGCGGACATCGTGGCGAAGGCTGAGCTCGGCGACCTGTGCGAGCAGGTCGAGGTCGCCGGGCCGGGGTTCATCAACCTCACCCTCGCCGACGGGGCGATGTCCGGGCTGGTGTCCGGGCTGGCCGGCGACGACCGGCTCGGCGTCCCCGTCGACGAGCGGTTGGAGACCGCGGTGATCGACTACTCCTCGCCGAACGTGGCCAAGGAGATGCACGTCGGGCACCTGCGGTCGACGATCATCGGCGACGCGGCGGCGCGCGCGCTCGAGTGGCTCGGCCACACGGTGATCAGGCAGAACCACGTCGGCGACTGGGGTACGCCGTTCGGCATGCTCATCGAGCACCTGCTCGACGTCGGCGAGGACGAGGCCGCGCGGGAGCTGACCCTCGGTGAGATGGCCGACTTCTACCAGGCGGCCAGGGCGAAGTTCGACGCCGACGCCGCGTTCCAGGAGCGGTCGCGGCGGCGGGTGGTGCTGCTGCAGAGCGGCGACGAGGAGACGCTGCGGCTGTGGCAGGTGCTCTTCGACGACTCGGCGCGGTACTTCCAGCAGGTGTACGACCGGCTCGACATCACGCTCACGCCTGCCGACCTGGCGGGGGAGAGCAGCTTCAACGACCAGCTGGCCGACGTGGCGGCCGAGCTCGACCGGCTCGGCCTGCTGCGCGACAGCGAAGGCGCGCGCTGCGTGTTCCCTGCGGGCTTCCTCGGCCGGGAGGGCGAGCCGCAGCCGGTGATCGTGGTGAAGAGCGACGGCGGCTACGGGTACAGCACCACCGACCTGGCCGCGCTGCGGCACTGGGTCAGGGATCTCGGCGCCACCAGGCTGCTCTACGTCGTCGGCAGCCCGCAGGCGCAGCACTTCGCCATGCTGTTCCAGGTGGCCAGGGAGGCCGGCTGGCTGACCGACACCGTGCACGCGGAGCACGTCGCGTTCGGGTCGATCCTCGGCACCGACCACAAGATGCTGCGCACCCGGGCCGGCAGCAGCGTCAAGCTGAGCGCGCTGGTCGACGAGGCGGTGAGCCGCGCCAAGGCCGCCGTCGAGGAGAAGAACCCTGAGCTCGACGAGCAGACGAAGCGCGACGTCTCCGAGGCGGTCGGCATCGGTGCGCTGAAGTACGCGGACCTGTCGAACGACAAGGTCAAGGACTACGTGTTCGACTGGGACCGGATGCTGTCGTTCGACGGCAACACCGCGCCGTACCTGCAGTACGCGCACGCGCGGATCCGGTCGATCTTCCGCCGCGGCGAGGCCGACCCGGCCGCGTACCGGGACGTGGCGATCGACGTCGAGCACCCGGCTGAGCACGCGCTCGCACTCCACCTGCTCGGCTTCAACGCGGCTCTGCACCGTGCGGTGGAGAACGTCGAGTTCCACCGGCTGTGCGGTTACCTGTACGAGCTGGCCAGCGAGTTCACCAGGTTCTACGAGCAGTGCCCGGTGCTGAGGGCCGACGCCGAGCGCAGGGCCAGCAGACTCGCGTTGTGTGACCTGACCGCGCGGGTGCTGGCCAGGGGGCTCGGCCTGCTCGGCATCACCGCCCCCGACCGGATGTAG
- the ngcE gene encoding carbohydrate ABC transporter, N-acetylglucosamine/diacetylchitobiose-binding protein — MDMNNRSLTRRRLLQGTAAAAALAPFGGVLTSCATGGGDDSDGGGGGGGEKSAGNPFGVAKNSAIEAVIFNGGYGFDYVEFAADQVKKKFSVKPEITPSTKIAQQLQPRFAGGNPPDLVDNSGADSIGFNTIAKGLEELDELFEAKNYEGKKIADTLYPNVRMPGTFGGRFVAMNYVMTVYAMWYSASLFDENGWEPPKTWDEAIDLGAKAKAKGKYLFVWGKEAATYYQTMAMNSAIKEGGPEVRLGLENLKPKCWSHPALQQVFKALETCVKKGYFVPGGAGTQFTAAQARWSKDQQAILYPSGGWIENEMKKATKDDFQMTGFPEMTVSDSPESPYETLRGTAGEPFIVPSKGKNPAGGKEILRAMLSEDAATNFSKSKLAPTIVKGLVPEDGFGSSALVSQTEMLDAAGTNLFNYQFVDYYGMNEDQLTVWNSFLAGKMDAAGLTEGLQDITDEIANDNSVDKIKVTE, encoded by the coding sequence ATGGACATGAACAACAGGTCACTGACTCGGCGGCGGCTGTTGCAGGGAACGGCCGCCGCGGCTGCCCTCGCGCCTTTCGGCGGGGTGCTGACGTCCTGCGCGACGGGTGGCGGTGACGACTCGGACGGCGGGGGCGGGGGCGGGGGCGAGAAGTCGGCGGGTAACCCGTTCGGCGTGGCGAAGAACTCCGCGATCGAGGCGGTCATCTTCAACGGCGGTTACGGGTTCGACTACGTCGAGTTCGCTGCCGACCAGGTGAAGAAGAAGTTCTCCGTCAAGCCGGAGATCACGCCGTCGACGAAGATCGCCCAGCAGCTGCAGCCGCGCTTCGCCGGCGGGAACCCGCCGGACCTCGTCGACAACTCCGGCGCCGACTCGATCGGCTTCAACACGATCGCCAAGGGCCTCGAGGAGCTTGACGAGCTGTTCGAGGCGAAGAACTACGAGGGCAAGAAGATCGCCGACACCTTGTATCCGAACGTCAGGATGCCCGGCACCTTCGGTGGCCGGTTCGTCGCGATGAACTACGTCATGACCGTCTACGCGATGTGGTACTCGGCGTCGCTGTTCGACGAGAACGGCTGGGAGCCCCCGAAGACCTGGGACGAGGCCATCGACCTCGGTGCCAAGGCGAAGGCCAAGGGCAAGTACCTGTTCGTCTGGGGCAAGGAGGCCGCGACCTACTACCAGACGATGGCCATGAACTCCGCGATCAAGGAGGGCGGTCCGGAGGTCCGACTGGGCCTGGAGAACCTGAAGCCCAAGTGCTGGTCGCACCCCGCGCTGCAGCAGGTGTTCAAGGCGCTCGAAACCTGTGTGAAGAAGGGGTACTTCGTGCCCGGCGGTGCGGGTACCCAGTTCACGGCGGCTCAGGCACGGTGGAGCAAGGACCAGCAGGCGATCCTGTACCCGTCGGGTGGCTGGATCGAGAACGAGATGAAGAAGGCGACGAAGGACGACTTCCAGATGACCGGCTTCCCCGAGATGACGGTCAGCGACAGCCCGGAGTCTCCGTACGAGACGCTGCGCGGTACGGCGGGCGAGCCGTTCATCGTGCCGAGCAAGGGCAAGAACCCGGCCGGCGGCAAGGAGATCCTGCGGGCGATGCTGTCGGAGGACGCGGCGACGAACTTCAGCAAGTCCAAGCTGGCCCCGACCATCGTGAAGGGCCTGGTGCCCGAGGACGGCTTCGGCTCGAGTGCGCTGGTGTCGCAGACGGAGATGCTCGACGCCGCGGGAACCAATCTGTTCAACTACCAGTTCGTCGACTACTACGGCATGAACGAGGACCAGCTGACGGTGTGGAACTCGTTCCTGGCCGGCAAGATGGACGCGGCAGGCCTGACCGAGGGCCTGCAGGACATCACCGACGAGATCGCCAACGACAACTCGGTCGACAAGATCAAGGTCACTGAGTGA
- a CDS encoding ABC transporter permease subunit: MTTQTSPTSTSRPARPAGRGRRKPLTFDRVSFFAVCLGVPLLVFLVFVISPFAQAIYYSLTDWNGFSESMEFVGFGNYVRLFQDDEFVISIRNSILLGLIVPFVTIVLALIMATMVTVGGSGTGAVRGLKRSSLYRVISFFPYTIPGIVIGIIWAQIYDPGRGVLNALLGQVGLGQFADYPWLGDSRTAMAASIFVIVWGFVGFYMVLFIAAIRGIDPDLFEAARIDGAGRVRIAVSVTIPLIRDSVQTAYIYLGIAALDSFVYMSALNPTGGPDNSTLVMSQELFTTAFNKGQFGYATAMGVMLAVVTLVFAALVFTVNFTTGGRVREARR, translated from the coding sequence GTGACGACGCAGACGTCGCCTACCTCGACCAGCAGGCCGGCACGGCCGGCTGGTCGAGGCCGGAGGAAGCCGCTCACCTTCGACCGGGTGAGCTTCTTCGCGGTGTGTCTGGGCGTCCCTCTGCTCGTCTTCCTGGTGTTCGTGATCTCCCCGTTCGCACAGGCGATCTACTACTCGCTGACGGACTGGAACGGGTTCAGCGAGTCGATGGAGTTCGTCGGCTTCGGCAACTACGTCCGGCTCTTCCAGGACGACGAGTTCGTCATCTCGATCCGCAACAGCATCCTGCTCGGCCTGATCGTGCCGTTCGTCACGATCGTGCTTGCACTGATCATGGCCACCATGGTCACGGTGGGCGGCAGCGGCACCGGCGCGGTCAGGGGCCTGAAGCGGTCGAGCCTCTACCGGGTCATCTCGTTCTTCCCCTACACGATCCCCGGCATCGTGATCGGCATCATCTGGGCACAGATCTACGACCCGGGGCGCGGCGTGTTGAACGCGCTGCTCGGCCAGGTGGGCCTCGGCCAGTTCGCCGACTACCCGTGGCTGGGGGACTCGAGGACCGCCATGGCGGCGTCGATCTTCGTGATCGTCTGGGGGTTCGTCGGGTTCTACATGGTGCTGTTCATCGCGGCGATCCGGGGCATCGACCCGGACCTGTTCGAGGCGGCTCGGATCGACGGTGCGGGTCGTGTTCGGATCGCGGTGTCGGTCACCATTCCGTTGATCAGGGACAGCGTCCAGACCGCCTATATCTACCTCGGCATCGCCGCGCTCGACTCGTTCGTGTACATGTCGGCGCTGAACCCGACGGGCGGGCCGGACAACTCGACGCTGGTGATGTCGCAGGAGCTGTTCACCACCGCGTTTAACAAGGGGCAGTTCGGCTACGCGACGGCGATGGGCGTGATGCTCGCCGTCGTCACCTTGGTGTTCGCCGCGCTCGTGTTCACGGTGAACTTCACCACCGGCGGCCGGGTCAGGGAGGCGCGGCGATGA
- a CDS encoding ABC transporter permease subunit: protein MSESTRTVPTEPKESAPPRGASRDARRPELDRSKAFDVVAHALLILWALLVVLPLLWVLLSSFKTTDEVLGDPLTWPSQLEWQNYVTAWTDSGVGQYFLNTVIVVGSALVIVMVLGAMCAYVLARFKFFGNRFIYYLMLAGLTFPVFLAIVPLFFILQNLGLLNTLPGLIITYVAFALPFTVFFLHAFFKTLPGDLYDAALVDGAGEWRAFFQVMLPMARPGMASVAIFNFLGLWNQFLLPTALNTKTSRYVLTQGMASFQSQAGYAVDFGALFAAVVITVAPVLVVYIIFQRQLQSSAVAGALK from the coding sequence ATGAGTGAGAGTACCCGCACCGTGCCGACGGAACCGAAGGAGTCGGCTCCGCCGCGGGGCGCTTCCCGCGACGCGCGTCGGCCGGAGCTCGACCGCTCCAAGGCCTTCGACGTGGTCGCCCACGCCCTGCTGATCCTGTGGGCGCTGCTCGTGGTCCTGCCGCTGCTCTGGGTCCTCCTGTCGTCGTTCAAGACGACCGACGAGGTGCTCGGCGACCCGCTGACCTGGCCGAGCCAGCTCGAGTGGCAGAACTACGTCACCGCATGGACCGACTCTGGTGTCGGCCAGTACTTCCTCAACACGGTGATCGTCGTCGGCAGCGCGCTGGTCATCGTCATGGTGCTCGGCGCGATGTGCGCGTACGTGCTAGCCAGGTTCAAGTTCTTCGGTAACCGGTTCATCTACTACTTGATGCTGGCCGGGCTGACCTTCCCCGTCTTCCTGGCGATCGTCCCGCTGTTCTTCATCCTGCAGAACCTCGGCCTGCTGAACACGCTGCCAGGACTGATCATCACCTACGTCGCGTTCGCGCTGCCCTTCACGGTGTTCTTCCTGCACGCGTTCTTCAAGACGCTGCCCGGCGACCTCTACGACGCGGCGTTGGTGGACGGCGCGGGGGAGTGGCGCGCGTTCTTCCAGGTGATGCTGCCGATGGCTCGACCGGGCATGGCATCGGTGGCGATCTTCAACTTCCTCGGCCTGTGGAACCAGTTCCTGCTGCCCACCGCGCTGAACACGAAGACCAGCAGGTACGTGCTAACCCAGGGGATGGCATCGTTCCAGTCCCAGGCCGGGTACGCGGTCGACTTCGGCGCGCTGTTCGCCGCCGTCGTCATCACCGTGGCGCCGGTGCTCGTCGTGTACATCATCTTCCAGCGGCAGCTACAGAGCTCCGCGGTCGCCGGCGCGCTGAAGTAG
- the ggt gene encoding gamma-glutamyltransferase — protein sequence MVVAAQPEATETAVEILRAGGNAVDAAVACAFAQGVIDPLMCGIAGFGSCGMLLPGAGVHEYVDFHAPAPLASRPDMWEHLIEGETRDGFGFLLRDSVNELGYQSICTPAALRAYWDIHHAYGRLPWQQVVEPAISFAEEGWTVRPQVASFWARHDPMGRLANDHKLRYSAAGRALYCRQDGTPKQLGDEVVNRDLGATLRAIAEHGVSVFYEGEIAHAMTDDIGRHGGLLTAADLQRWRPTRRAPLWGAYRGYRVATNQPPGGGVMLLQMLHVLERFDLKALEHNSPEYIQTVAEAMKLATIDKDRYVGDPAFVDVPLDRLTAAAYAAELAERIRAGERAEVPRLDTDPAPSPDTTHLSIVDADGNCVTMTHSLGSPSGVITDGLGFMYNGCMAVFDPRPGRTGSVAPGKARFSAMAPSMVLDGDRPHLVVGAPGGTQIVMGILQTLLNAIDFDMTMVEAVSAPRFSATSSAIDVSNRIPRCTERDLRAAGHSVVRSPVTFDFARVLAIRIHPDGLDGGADPAGDGAVMAV from the coding sequence ATGGTCGTCGCCGCGCAGCCGGAGGCCACGGAGACGGCGGTGGAGATCCTGCGGGCGGGCGGGAACGCCGTCGACGCGGCCGTCGCATGCGCGTTCGCCCAGGGTGTGATCGACCCGCTGATGTGCGGCATCGCCGGCTTCGGCAGCTGCGGCATGCTGCTCCCCGGCGCCGGCGTGCACGAGTACGTCGACTTCCACGCGCCCGCGCCGCTGGCGAGCCGGCCCGACATGTGGGAGCACCTGATCGAGGGTGAGACCCGCGACGGCTTCGGCTTCCTCCTGCGCGACTCGGTCAACGAGCTCGGCTACCAGTCGATCTGCACGCCGGCGGCGTTGCGTGCGTACTGGGACATCCACCACGCGTACGGCCGGCTGCCGTGGCAACAGGTGGTCGAGCCGGCGATCTCCTTCGCCGAGGAGGGCTGGACCGTACGACCGCAGGTGGCGTCGTTCTGGGCCAGGCACGACCCGATGGGACGGCTCGCGAACGACCACAAGCTCAGGTACTCCGCGGCCGGCCGCGCGTTGTACTGCCGCCAGGACGGTACGCCGAAACAGCTCGGCGACGAGGTCGTCAACCGCGACCTCGGCGCGACGTTGCGGGCGATCGCCGAGCACGGGGTGTCGGTGTTCTACGAGGGCGAGATCGCGCACGCGATGACCGACGACATCGGCCGGCACGGCGGCCTGCTCACCGCGGCGGACCTGCAGCGCTGGCGCCCCACCCGCAGGGCGCCGCTGTGGGGTGCGTACCGCGGCTACCGGGTGGCGACGAACCAGCCGCCGGGCGGCGGCGTCATGCTGCTCCAGATGCTGCACGTGCTCGAGCGCTTCGACCTGAAGGCGCTCGAGCACAACTCGCCGGAGTACATCCAGACCGTCGCCGAGGCGATGAAGCTGGCCACCATCGACAAGGACCGCTACGTCGGCGACCCGGCGTTCGTCGACGTGCCGCTCGACCGGCTGACCGCCGCGGCGTACGCAGCCGAGCTCGCCGAGCGGATCCGCGCCGGCGAACGCGCGGAGGTGCCAAGGCTCGACACCGACCCGGCGCCGAGCCCGGACACCACGCACCTGTCCATCGTGGACGCGGACGGCAACTGCGTGACCATGACGCACTCGCTCGGCAGCCCGTCCGGTGTGATCACCGACGGCCTCGGCTTCATGTACAACGGCTGCATGGCGGTGTTCGACCCGCGGCCTGGACGCACCGGCAGCGTGGCCCCCGGCAAGGCCAGGTTCAGTGCCATGGCACCGTCGATGGTCCTCGACGGCGACCGACCGCACCTGGTCGTCGGCGCGCCAGGCGGCACGCAGATCGTCATGGGGATCCTGCAGACGCTGCTCAACGCGATCGACTTCGACATGACCATGGTGGAGGCGGTCAGCGCGCCGAGGTTCTCCGCGACGAGCAGCGCCATCGACGTCTCCAACCGGATACCCCGCTGCACGGAACGCGACCTGCGCGCGGCGGGACACTCGGTCGTGCGCAGCCCCGTCACGTTCGACTTCGCCAGGGTGCTCGCGATCCGCATCCACCCCGACGGGCTGGACGGCGGCGCCGACCCGGCCGGCGACGGCGCCGTCATGGCCGTCTGA
- a CDS encoding FCD domain-containing protein gives MSMKSLTISSKCCQAAAMLEPTAGEIACQRLREALRSGRYVPQQRLIEPDVMAELDVTRLALREAFARLEHEGLVQRQANRGATVRLLSLDEATEVLEIRSVVEGLGARHAAALATDDDIAALWQSIERFESALAEPDIAACNTAQAALHNLVTDISARPTVARLTDMLSAQSAQTRMTTARVSGRLRQSLEEHRAIVEAIAGRDQDAAEAEMRRHINGVIEAATESM, from the coding sequence ATGTCGATGAAATCGTTGACGATTTCGTCGAAGTGCTGTCAAGCTGCGGCCATGCTCGAACCCACCGCCGGGGAGATCGCGTGCCAGCGACTGCGCGAGGCGCTGCGCAGCGGCAGGTACGTGCCGCAGCAGCGGTTGATCGAGCCGGACGTGATGGCGGAGCTGGACGTCACCCGGCTGGCGCTGCGCGAGGCGTTCGCCCGGCTCGAGCACGAGGGGCTGGTGCAGCGCCAGGCGAACCGCGGCGCGACGGTGCGGCTGCTGTCGCTGGACGAGGCGACCGAGGTGCTGGAGATCCGCTCGGTCGTCGAGGGGCTGGGCGCCAGGCACGCCGCCGCACTGGCCACCGACGACGACATCGCTGCCCTGTGGCAGAGCATCGAGCGGTTCGAGAGCGCCCTCGCCGAGCCGGACATCGCGGCGTGCAACACCGCGCAGGCCGCGCTGCACAACCTGGTCACCGACATCTCGGCCCGGCCGACCGTGGCCAGGCTCACCGACATGCTCAGCGCCCAGAGCGCGCAGACCCGGATGACCACGGCGCGGGTCAGCGGCCGGCTGCGGCAGTCGCTCGAGGAGCACCGGGCGATCGTCGAGGCGATCGCCGGCCGCGACCAGGATGCCGCCGAGGCGGAGATGCGGCGCCACATCAACGGCGTCATCGAGGCGGCTACCGAATCCATGTGA
- a CDS encoding xanthine dehydrogenase family protein subunit M translates to MPPRRRCGATSTASSRRLPNPCDRSTGVEGAAVIPAPFRYVRPSTLAQALELLNAEAAACVLAGGQSLLTQLKSRAVTPDLVVDLGALDELREIRSRPGTVTIGAMVTFARLAKNPVVRESVPVLAQTVAHVADVQVRNRGTLGGSLSYADPSGDLAGAVIAAGGTVRLVSADGERELPAEQLYAGPFRTVLAPGELLVDVTMPRHDTAHTAYYAVARRPADPTLAGVALVATVDADRITDIGVGLVGLGDRPLAAAATARALRGQPLGGAEAGTALADEIAPLPSTAGQAEYRRAVALTALERALRQLTQEAAS, encoded by the coding sequence ATGCCGCCGAGGCGGAGATGCGGCGCCACATCAACGGCGTCATCGAGGCGGCTACCGAATCCATGTGACCGAAGCACCGGGGTCGAAGGAGCAGCGGTGATACCAGCACCCTTCAGGTACGTGCGGCCGAGCACGCTGGCACAGGCGCTCGAGCTGCTGAACGCGGAGGCAGCCGCGTGCGTGCTGGCCGGCGGGCAGAGCCTGCTCACCCAGCTGAAGAGCCGCGCGGTGACCCCGGACCTGGTGGTCGACCTCGGTGCGCTCGACGAGCTGCGGGAGATACGCAGTCGCCCGGGGACGGTGACCATCGGCGCGATGGTCACCTTCGCCCGGTTGGCGAAGAACCCCGTCGTGCGCGAGAGCGTGCCGGTGCTCGCGCAGACGGTCGCGCACGTCGCGGACGTGCAGGTGCGCAACCGCGGCACGCTGGGTGGCTCGCTGTCGTACGCCGACCCGTCGGGCGACCTGGCGGGCGCGGTGATCGCCGCCGGTGGCACCGTACGGCTGGTCTCCGCGGACGGCGAGCGGGAGCTGCCCGCCGAGCAGCTGTACGCCGGGCCGTTCCGTACGGTGCTGGCGCCCGGCGAGCTGCTCGTCGACGTGACCATGCCGCGGCACGACACCGCGCACACCGCGTACTACGCGGTGGCCAGGCGCCCGGCCGACCCGACGCTCGCCGGGGTGGCCCTGGTCGCCACCGTCGACGCGGACCGGATCACCGACATCGGCGTCGGCCTGGTGGGCCTCGGCGACCGACCGCTCGCGGCGGCGGCGACGGCCCGCGCACTGCGCGGTCAGCCACTGGGTGGCGCCGAGGCGGGCACCGCCCTCGCCGACGAGATCGCGCCACTTCCCAGCACCGCCGGCCAGGCCGAGTATCGCCGCGCCGTCGCCCTGACGGCGCTCGAGCGGGCGCTGCGCCAGCTGACCCAGGAGGCCGCCTCATGA
- a CDS encoding 2Fe-2S iron-sulfur cluster binding domain-containing protein — translation MTDYDEQVELDVNGERVAATVPARMLLVHYLREVAGCTGVHVGCDTGNCGACTVLLDGQPVKSCMLLAAQGSGQQVTTVEGLDAPCVPALRQAFTAHGAIQCGYCTPGMLTNATALLCEQPDADEESIRNALRGNLCMCTGYQQIVDAISAVAQQGEAAQR, via the coding sequence ATGACCGATTACGACGAACAGGTCGAGCTCGACGTGAACGGCGAACGGGTCGCCGCCACCGTGCCGGCCCGCATGCTGCTCGTGCACTACCTCCGCGAGGTGGCCGGGTGCACGGGGGTGCACGTCGGCTGCGACACCGGTAACTGTGGCGCGTGCACCGTGCTGCTCGACGGGCAACCGGTGAAGTCGTGCATGCTGCTCGCGGCCCAGGGGAGCGGGCAGCAGGTGACCACCGTGGAGGGGCTGGACGCGCCGTGCGTACCGGCGCTGCGGCAGGCGTTCACCGCGCACGGCGCCATCCAGTGCGGGTACTGCACGCCCGGCATGCTGACCAACGCGACCGCCCTGCTGTGCGAGCAACCGGACGCCGACGAGGAGAGCATCCGCAACGCCCTGCGCGGCAACCTCTGCATGTGCACCGGGTACCAGCAGATCGTGGACGCGATCTCCGCGGTGGCACAGCAGGGAGAGGCGGCGCAGCGATGA